The Desulfonatronum thiodismutans genome contains the following window.
CGTACCGGTCTGCTCAACGACGCCGAACGTAACGCCGTGTTGGACCATTTGGCCGATATGTAAAGGAGACGACCATGCAGCCAATCATGGTCTACATGACCGCGGAATCCATGGACCAGGCCAAGACCATCGCCCACGAGCTGATTTCCAACCGTCTGGCGGCCTGCGTGAACATCCTGGATCACATGCAAACCCTTTATTGGTGGGAAGGAAAGGTCGAGGAAGGCGGCGAAGTGGTGGTCCTGGCCAAAACCAGGGCCGAACTGCTGCCCGCCTTGGCCGAGCGGGTCCAGGTCGTTCACTCCTACGACTGCCCATGCATCGTCTCCTGGCCCATTACCGACGGCCATCAGCCTTTTCTTGACTGGATCGGACGGGAAACCGCTTCCGCGGCTGGATAGAGCTTTTTCCCAAGAGGAACTAAACAGCAGGACGTCTCCCGGCCTGTCGTCGACATTAGGTTCACCGCGCCGAGGCGTCGGTGGTATTTCCGTTCATCTTTCAACACGCACCACGAGGCTATCATGCAGATTCTCGTTTCCGGGTCCATCGCCTATGACCGCATCATGCCCTTTCCCGGCCGCTTTGCCGACCATATCATGCCGGACAAGATTCATATTCTGAACGTCTGTTTCTTGGTCAACGGCGTGAACGAGAAATTCGGTGGCACGGCCGGAAACATCGCCTACACCCTGGGCCTGTTGGGAGAAAAGCCCCGGATTCTGGCCTCGGCGGGCGGCAAGGATTTCGCCGGCTACGCCCAGTGGCTGGAGGAACTGGAGATGGATCAAACGGGCATCCGGATCATTCCCGACGAGCTGACCGCCTCGGCCTATATCACCACGGATCAGTCGGACAACCAGATTACCGGGTTCAATCCCGCGGCCATGAATTATTCCTCGGAGTACGACTTTTCGACGGTGGTCCCTCAGGACGCCCTGGCAGTCGTCGCTCCGGGCAATCTTCAGGACATGGCCGAGTACTGCCGGGTCTACCGCGAAAAGGGCGTGCGTTACATTTTCGATCCGGGCCAGAACATTCCGGCCTTTTCCGGCGAGCAAATGTTGGAGATGCTCACCGGCGCGGAAATCCTCATTTCCAACGACTACGAGTTGGAGATGATCATGAAGAACACCGGTGCGGATCGGGCCGAGCTGCTTAGCCGGGTCAAGACCATCATCACCACCCTGGGCGAGCAGGGCTGCGTGGTGCTTCGGCCCGGTGAAGAAACCCGGCTGGCCGCTGCCAAGGTTTCCAAGGTGGTCGATCCCACCGGAGCCGGGGATTGTTTCCGGGCCGGGCTGATCAAGGGCTTGGTGGAGGGCCGGGCCGTGACCGAGGCCGCCAAGGTTGCCCTGACCAGCGCTGCCTATGCCGTGGAACATCACGGGACCCAGGAGCATCGCTTCACCGTGGACGAGTTCTGGGCCAGGTATGCGGAAAACTTCTGATGAGCCGGTTTTCGGGATGAAAGCTGCCCCGAAATCGCCCTCTGACCCTCTCCCCAGGGGAGAGGGGGGCAAAGAAGCATTGTTTTTCTTGTAGTTACCCTGACCTTCGGCTCGTCAACCGACATCCCACGGGAGGTTCCCATGCCCATGCGCAATCAGAAACGCCCGGCCCTGCAGATGCATCTGGATTATTTGCGACAGTATCTGCGGGATCAGTTCGGCCCGGACGCCCACCTCCTGGAAGCGCGGGAAATGGGTGCACAGGGAACCCAGGGCATGAAGGACTTCGGGTACGGCAAGCCGGTTTACATCCGCTTCGAACAGGCTGGAGAGACCAAGGAAGCAGTGCTTTCCACCATGCGCGGGGACAAGTACGGACACCAGTTTTACTGGGATCGGGCCGCGATCCTGATGTTCCAGTACGAGGCCGGGGGACTGATGGACAAGCATGTCCGTCCTTTGGGGCTGGGCTATGTGAACCGTGACGGCGCGATGATTCCGGTGCGAGAGCCCCAGGAATTTTTCATGGTCAATGAGATGGTCCAGGGCTACGACTATTACCGGGACCTGGAGCGGATTCGCCACAGCGGTTTGGAACACGGGGACCTGGCCAAGGCCGAGGCTTTTGCCCGGTGGCTGGCCGGGGTGCATGGCCAAAAGAAGGATGACCCGGACCTGTACTGGCGGCGGATCCGGAATCTGATCGGCGCATCGGAGTGCATTTTCGGGCTGGTGGATTCTTATCCGCATCCATATGAACATTTTCTGCCGGAGCGCTTTCAGACCCTGGAACGGCGACTGGTGGACTGGCGCTGGAAGCTTCGCGGTTATGCGCACCGCCTGGCCGCGGTCCACGGCGACTTCCATCCCTGGAACGTGCTGATCCAGCCCGACGGTGACTTTCGGGTCCTGGACCGCAGCCGGGGTGAATGGGGCGACGCGGCGGACGACGTCTCGACCATGAGCTGCAACTACCTGCTTTTCGGCCTGTACGACCAACCCCGGCTCTCCGGCGACTTCGAACGGCTGTACCGGACTTTTTGGGACACCTATCTGGACCTGACCAATGACCGGGAAATGCTGGAAGTGATCGCTCCGTTTCACGTCTTTCGCGCCCTGGTCATCGCCTCCCCGGAATGGTACCCCGGCCACCCTCTCGAAGTGCGCCTCGGGCTGTTCCGGTTCATGGAGAACGTACTGGCCGACAAGCGCTTTGCCTATGACCGGATCAACGACTATATGGGCTGAGTCGTGCCCGGCCCCCCCCGGTCCCGTGGATTTCATGAACATTTCTCGCTCCAACGGCTGGGCCCTATGGTTCACTGGGTTACCCGGTTGCGGGAAGAGTACCCTGGCCAAGGCTGTTCGCCGTGCTTTGGAGGAGCGGGGGGCGTTGGTCGTTCACCTGGAAATGGACGCTCGGCGGAAAATCTATTTTCCCAACCCGACATATTCCCCTGAAGAACGCAACCGGGCCTACGATCGTTTTATCCAGGAAGCTTCCGACCTGGTGGATCAGGGCCATGGCGTGCTCATGGATGCTACGGCCCATCGCTTGGCGGTCCGGGGCGCGGCTCGGACCCGGATTCGGCGATTCGCCGAAGTTTTTATCCGCTGTCCACTGGATGTTGCCATGGCCCGGGAACGGGAGCGGCCCGAAGGGCTGGTCATGGCCGGGCTGTACGAAAAAGCCCTTGATCGGCGCCGCACCGGCCACGAGCATCCCGGTTTGGGGCAGGTGATCGGGGTGGATGTGCCCTTTGAAGAGAATCCCGGCGCGGAATGCGTGGTAGACGGCGCGGCCTTGACCATCGACCAGGCCAGGGACCACGTGCTGAGCTTTTTGGAGAACTGGTTGAAATGAGTGCCAAGCAATTTCATATCACGACTTTCGGTTGCCAGATGAACGTCCATGACTCCCGGTGGCTCGGGACGTCTTTGGAAGCTTTGGGCTGGGCCCAGGGTACGGAAACGGACGCCGATGTCCTGATTCTGAATACGTGCAGCGTGCGGGAGAAGCCGGAGCAGAAGGTTTACAGTCATCTGGGGCGACTGCGGGATCTGTGGCTGCGCAATCCCGAACTGCTCGTGGCCGTGGGTGGTTGCGTGGCCCAGCAGGTGGGGGAGGCCTTTTTCGCGCGGTTCCCGTACGTCCGTTTGATTTTCGGGCCGGACGGGCTGCCCATGGTCCCGGACGCCCTGGCCCGCTTGACCCGTGAACCTGATTTACGGCTGTCCTTTCTGGATTTCACGCAATCCTTCCCCGAGCGGGATGCCGCTCTTGCGGAACCGGGAGTTCAACGCCAGGCTTACGTCACCATCATGCAGGGGTGTGACAATTTTTGCGCCTACTGCATCGTCCCTCTGACCAGGGGGCGTCAGCGCTCCAGGTCCAGCGGTTCGATTCTCGACGAATGCCGGGGCCTGGTGGACCGAGGCGTTCGTGAAATCACCCTGCTGGGCCAGAACGTGAACAGCTATGGACTTGATTCCAAGAGTGCGGGAACAGTCGACGAACCTGGGTTTCCAGCCTTGCTGGACGCCATTGCCTCGCTGCCCGGGCTGCGACGGCTGCGCTTCACCACCTCCCATCCCAAGGATCTTTCCCCGGAAACCATTGCCGCTTTTGGCCGTCACCCGAATCTATGCCCCCACCTGCACCTGCCTCTCCAGTCCGGTTCGGATGCGGTATTGCGGGCCATGGGCCGAAAATATACACTGGATCACTATCTTGACTTGGTCGAAGGACTGCGCCGGGCTCGCCCAGAAATCGCCCTGACCACGGACCTGATCGTCGGCTTTCCCGGCGAAACGGACCGGGATTTCCAACTCACCCTGGACGCCATGCGCCGTGTGGGTTTTGCGAGCAGTTTTTCTTTCGTCTATTCGGACCGTCCCGGAACACGGGCCGCGAACATGGACGGCAAACTGGAGCGGGACGTGAAGGCCGAGCGGTTGCGGGTGTTGCAGGATGTACAGGCCGAACTGTCCGAGCAGTGGCTGGGCCGGATGGTCGGCGCTCGGGTCGAGGTGCTGGTGGAAGGCGAGAGCAAGAAGACGTCGGAAGACCTGCCCAGTTGTCGCGGGCGGGATGAATTCGGGCAGACCGTGAATTTTCCCGTGCCGTCGGAGGCCCCCCGGCGCCTGATCGGGGACGTCGTTCCGGTGCGGATCCGGGAGGCCAAAAAGCATTCGCTCTGGGGATGCATGGAGGAGGACGGATGATTGAAATGCACATCTACGGACTGGCCCTGGATGAGGAAAGTCAGGTTCCCGTGCTGATCCTCAAGGACAAGACGGATAAACAAGTTTTGCCCATCTGGATCGGGGCCATGGAAGCCGTGGCCATCTCCATGGTCCTCAACGACGTGCGCCTGCCCCGACCCATGACCCACGACCTGCTGCTCCAGGCTATTGAGGCCCTGGGCGGCGAGGTGCGCAACGTGGACGTGGTCCGGCTGCACGACAATACGTATTTCGCGGAAATCGAAGTGCTTCAGGGGGAAGCCTTGAAGCGGATCGACTGTCGGCCCTCGGACGCCATCGCCCTGGGCTTGCGGGCCCAGGTGCCGATTCGGGTCAGCGAGGAAGTCCTGGCCCATATCGTGGAGGTGCGCGAAAATCGCTACCAGGCGGTCCTGAAGACCGAAGACGCCCAGCAGTGGAATGAAATTCTGGAAAAATACACTATTGACGACACCAAATACAAGATGTGATTTGCTTATGATTGATCTGCACACCCACACCCTGTTCAGCGACGGAGCCTTGCTGCCTGGTGAACTGGCCCGCCGGGCCAAGGCCGCCGGATACCAGGCCTTGGCCTTCACCGACCACGTGGATGCCAGCAATCTGTTTCTGGTCCTGGAAAACGTGGGTCGCGTGGCCGCGCAGGGAGCGGCGTATTTTGGGCTGGATATCCTGCTGGGCGTGGAATTGACCCACGTGCCTCCAGGATTGATTTCCCGGCTGGCGGATTCGGCACGGATGAACGGAGCCCAACTGGTGGTCGTCCACGGCGAAACCATAGTCGAACCCGTGGAAATGGGCACGAACCTGGCGGCCATTGAGGCCGGAGTGGACATCCTGGCCCACCCCGGGCTGATCACACCCGAGGAGGCCCAACTGGCCGCCGAGCGGGGCGTGCACCTGGAGATCACCACCCGCAAGGGCCACAGCCTGACCAACGGCCACGTGGCTGCCCTGGCCCGTCGCTTCGGTGCGAAACTGGTGATCAACAACGACGCCCACGCCCCCGGAGACCTGATCTCCCGCGACCAACGCCGCCGCGTCGCCCTGGGTGCCGGCTTGAGCCAGGACGAGTATCTGCAAGCTGAGGCCAATTCGTGGGCTTTGGTGGAAAGGGGAAGGCGGAAGGGGTGAGGGTTGAGACCTGAAACCTGAGGGCTGAGACTTGAATGCATGGAGTTTACTTGTGCACGCGAAATCGCCAACCGTGAACCCCTGAACCGTGAACCGCTGAACCTCTCAAATCAAACATGTCCAATCTCATCGACCAGGCAGCCGACCTCTGGCGCTCCGCGCATCGGGTGGTGGCGTTGACCGGGGCCGGGATTTCCGTGCCCAGCGGGATTCCGGATTTTCGCAGTCCAGGCGGGCTGTGGTCCCGTTTTGACGCTAACGTGGTGGCCAGCACCTGGGGCCTGGAACGCAACCCCAAGGCGGTCTGGGAGTTTCTCCTGGACGCCTTGACCATGTTCGGCAACGCCTCGCCCAACCCGGCCCACCTGGCCTTGACCCGGCTGGAACAGGCCGGACGGTTGGACATGGTGATCACCCAGAACATCGACGGATTGCACCAGCAGGCCGGAACGCGCAATGTGATTGAGTTTCACGGTAACTGTCGCGGTTTTTATTGCAACGCTTGCCGACGCGATTATCCCGCCGAGGCGGCTCAGGATTTGACCATGACGGACCTGCCCTGGTTGTGCGAGGCCTGCGGCGAGGTGATCCGCCCAACGTTGGTCTTTTTCGGCGAGGCCATTCCCCAGGCGGCCTTGACCGAAAGCCAGCGCTGGAGCAACCGGGCCGATCTGGCGGTGATCATCGGCACCTCCGGCGACGTTGCCCCGGCCAACATCATCCCTTATCAGGTCAAGGCCGGAGGCGGTCGAGTGGTGGAGATCAACCTAGGGCCGACCAGCTACGGCGATCTGGCCGATGTACGTCTGGACTTGCCGGCTGAGGCATGCTTGCCGGAGTTGGCGGAGCGGCTGGGGTGAGGAGTTAGAAGTCAGGAGCTGGAATTGTGAACCGGACTTGAGCGGCGTACAAAACGACATCAATAATCACAAACAGATACAGGATATTCATTCATGGAGCTTCTTCCGCAAACCGGCATTTGGGATCTGGTCCGCCAAGCGACCATCGTGGTGCAACTGGTGATGCTGCTCTTGGTGGGCATGTCCCTGGCCAGCTGGAGCATCATTTTCTACAAGATCATGATACTGCGCCGGGCCAAGCAGCAGGCCCTGGTTGACTTCAAGCGCTTTCAGAGCGCTCCGGATCTGGGGTCAGCGGTTCATATCCTGGCTCGCGGCGCGGATTCACCGCTCTACCCCCTGGCCTATCAGGCAGTGGCAGAGTTGAAGCGGCTGGAAGGGGCCACCATGCCCGCGGCCCAGAAGAGCAAGATCGCCATGGACAATCTGCGTCGCGTGTTGCGCCAGAACGTCAGCAGTACCATGCGAAACCTGGCCTCCTCGCTCTCGTTTCTGGCCACCTGCGCCAGTTCGGCCCCATTCATCGGACTGTTCGGCACGGTCTGGGGGATCATGCATTCCTTCTA
Protein-coding sequences here:
- the miaB gene encoding tRNA (N6-isopentenyl adenosine(37)-C2)-methylthiotransferase MiaB encodes the protein MSAKQFHITTFGCQMNVHDSRWLGTSLEALGWAQGTETDADVLILNTCSVREKPEQKVYSHLGRLRDLWLRNPELLVAVGGCVAQQVGEAFFARFPYVRLIFGPDGLPMVPDALARLTREPDLRLSFLDFTQSFPERDAALAEPGVQRQAYVTIMQGCDNFCAYCIVPLTRGRQRSRSSGSILDECRGLVDRGVREITLLGQNVNSYGLDSKSAGTVDEPGFPALLDAIASLPGLRRLRFTTSHPKDLSPETIAAFGRHPNLCPHLHLPLQSGSDAVLRAMGRKYTLDHYLDLVEGLRRARPEIALTTDLIVGFPGETDRDFQLTLDAMRRVGFASSFSFVYSDRPGTRAANMDGKLERDVKAERLRVLQDVQAELSEQWLGRMVGARVEVLVEGESKKTSEDLPSCRGRDEFGQTVNFPVPSEAPRRLIGDVVPVRIREAKKHSLWGCMEEDG
- a CDS encoding adenylyl-sulfate kinase — encoded protein: MNISRSNGWALWFTGLPGCGKSTLAKAVRRALEERGALVVHLEMDARRKIYFPNPTYSPEERNRAYDRFIQEASDLVDQGHGVLMDATAHRLAVRGAARTRIRRFAEVFIRCPLDVAMARERERPEGLVMAGLYEKALDRRRTGHEHPGLGQVIGVDVPFEENPGAECVVDGAALTIDQARDHVLSFLENWLK
- a CDS encoding phosphotransferase family protein, whose product is MPMRNQKRPALQMHLDYLRQYLRDQFGPDAHLLEAREMGAQGTQGMKDFGYGKPVYIRFEQAGETKEAVLSTMRGDKYGHQFYWDRAAILMFQYEAGGLMDKHVRPLGLGYVNRDGAMIPVREPQEFFMVNEMVQGYDYYRDLERIRHSGLEHGDLAKAEAFARWLAGVHGQKKDDPDLYWRRIRNLIGASECIFGLVDSYPHPYEHFLPERFQTLERRLVDWRWKLRGYAHRLAAVHGDFHPWNVLIQPDGDFRVLDRSRGEWGDAADDVSTMSCNYLLFGLYDQPRLSGDFERLYRTFWDTYLDLTNDREMLEVIAPFHVFRALVIASPEWYPGHPLEVRLGLFRFMENVLADKRFAYDRINDYMG
- a CDS encoding histidinol phosphate phosphatase domain-containing protein, giving the protein MIDLHTHTLFSDGALLPGELARRAKAAGYQALAFTDHVDASNLFLVLENVGRVAAQGAAYFGLDILLGVELTHVPPGLISRLADSARMNGAQLVVVHGETIVEPVEMGTNLAAIEAGVDILAHPGLITPEEAQLAAERGVHLEITTRKGHSLTNGHVAALARRFGAKLVINNDAHAPGDLISRDQRRRVALGAGLSQDEYLQAEANSWALVERGRRKG
- a CDS encoding MotA/TolQ/ExbB proton channel family protein → MELLPQTGIWDLVRQATIVVQLVMLLLVGMSLASWSIIFYKIMILRRAKQQALVDFKRFQSAPDLGSAVHILARGADSPLYPLAYQAVAELKRLEGATMPAAQKSKIAMDNLRRVLRQNVSSTMRNLASSLSFLATCASSAPFIGLFGTVWGIMHSFYAIGQMGSASLATVAPGLSEALVATAIGLAVAIPASVAYNFFRGMLGSIEVELINFAGAFLNRVQRELPWVSGQLEPEENGLVEREI
- a CDS encoding bifunctional nuclease family protein, translating into MIEMHIYGLALDEESQVPVLILKDKTDKQVLPIWIGAMEAVAISMVLNDVRLPRPMTHDLLLQAIEALGGEVRNVDVVRLHDNTYFAEIEVLQGEALKRIDCRPSDAIALGLRAQVPIRVSEEVLAHIVEVRENRYQAVLKTEDAQQWNEILEKYTIDDTKYKM
- the cutA gene encoding divalent-cation tolerance protein CutA produces the protein MQPIMVYMTAESMDQAKTIAHELISNRLAACVNILDHMQTLYWWEGKVEEGGEVVVLAKTRAELLPALAERVQVVHSYDCPCIVSWPITDGHQPFLDWIGRETASAAG
- a CDS encoding carbohydrate kinase family protein — protein: MQILVSGSIAYDRIMPFPGRFADHIMPDKIHILNVCFLVNGVNEKFGGTAGNIAYTLGLLGEKPRILASAGGKDFAGYAQWLEELEMDQTGIRIIPDELTASAYITTDQSDNQITGFNPAAMNYSSEYDFSTVVPQDALAVVAPGNLQDMAEYCRVYREKGVRYIFDPGQNIPAFSGEQMLEMLTGAEILISNDYELEMIMKNTGADRAELLSRVKTIITTLGEQGCVVLRPGEETRLAAAKVSKVVDPTGAGDCFRAGLIKGLVEGRAVTEAAKVALTSAAYAVEHHGTQEHRFTVDEFWARYAENF
- a CDS encoding SIR2 family NAD-dependent protein deacylase translates to MSNLIDQAADLWRSAHRVVALTGAGISVPSGIPDFRSPGGLWSRFDANVVASTWGLERNPKAVWEFLLDALTMFGNASPNPAHLALTRLEQAGRLDMVITQNIDGLHQQAGTRNVIEFHGNCRGFYCNACRRDYPAEAAQDLTMTDLPWLCEACGEVIRPTLVFFGEAIPQAALTESQRWSNRADLAVIIGTSGDVAPANIIPYQVKAGGGRVVEINLGPTSYGDLADVRLDLPAEACLPELAERLG